The bacterium nucleotide sequence CGCGGCGGTCGTCCTGGCTGGTCTTCGTCTCGGCGCCGATGGCGCACCTCCCGGGATCCGGAAAACGGGCCCAGCGGCGTCTCCGCGGGCCCTGAGCGGCCAATTGCACCTTGTTTATCGGTTGGCCATGGATTAGGTTGTCCGGGACGAAGTGTGACATAATTCCCCCGCTGACTCAAGGTGGTGCGGCGCTCATGGACATTGCCGAGGTTTTGAAGCACACCTCCCCCGATCTCTTCCTCCCCGACCTGCAAGCCACGGACAAACAGGGTGCTCTCGCCGAACTGGTCGAGGGTCTGGTCGCCGGTACCGAGATCTCCAACCCCGACACCATTCTCCAGATGCTGCAGAGCCGCGAGGCCCTCGGCAGCACCGCCGTGGGACCGGGCATCGCCTTCCCCCACGGACGCACCCTCGCCGTGCAGCGGCTGACGGTGCTCATCGGCCGCCACCAGGCCGGCGTCGACTTCGACTCCGAGGACGGCAACCCGACGCACCTGTTCTTCGTGCTCATCGCGCCCCCGCAGGACAGCGGCCACCAGTACATCAAGTCGCTGGCCGCGCTGATCGACCGGGTGCAGAACGCCGGGCTGCGCGAGAAGCTGATGGCCGCCGAGAACTACGAGACGTTCTGCGCCGCCATGAAGGAGGACTAGCCATGCATCCCCAACTGCAACTGCTGGTCGCCCTGCAGGACCTGGACGAGATGATCCGCGAGACCGAGGAGCAGGGGTCCGAACTGGAGGACCTCGGCTTCAAGCACGGCGGCATCGAGGAACTGAAGAAGTCGCGCGAGGACCTGGCCGGCCAGATCGAGCCCGGCCACCTGAGCTGGTACCGCCGCCTGACGGGCAAGTTCGGCCACGCCGTGGTGCCGGTCGTCAGCAACCTCTGCACCGGCTGCTTCGCGAACATCCCCTCCTCGTTCGTGAGCAAGACCAACGAGAACAAGGTCCAGAAGTGCGAGAGCTGCGGGCGGCTGCTGTACTGGCCGTAGCCCCGGCGCGCACCGCACGGAAAACGAGAAGGCCCGGATCCTGCGATCCGGGCCTTCTCTGCGTGAGGGGTGTCCCGGCGCCGGGGCGCCGGGACCGTTCCGTCCGGTCTACTTGGCCGGCGCGCCGCCCAGCGCCGCGATCGAGGACGTCAGCAGGTCGTGGATGTAGTTGGGATTGTGCACACCCATGCTGCGGTCCTCTTCCACGTTGATGAAGTTCCAGGCCGCACCGACCTGGACCTCGGTGCCGCGGGCCCCGGAGATGGGGTGGCCGTCGACGTCGACCAGGCCGAGGGTCTCGAGAAGGCCGTGCAGGGTCTCGAGCAGTTCGGCGGTTTCGGTCTGGACGCCGTTCACGTCGAAGTCGACGAGAGCGTCGTGGCAGCGGTTGCAGCTGGCGACGTTCATGTCCCCGGCGGTGTTGCGCTGCTGGAAGGAGTGGCCGCCCAGATCCACGACCGGGTTGGCATTGCCATGGCAGCCGAAGCAGCGGGTCATGCCCTCGACGTCATGGGCCGGCGGCACGTCCGTGCGGTAGGTATAGCCATCGAAGTGGTAGCCGTTGTTGCCGTAGAACATCTCGCCCTGCGGACCATGGTGGCCGCCCCAGTGACTGCTGGTGATCCTCACCTGGTCCAGGGGCACGCCGCCGACGGTGCTGTCGGGGAACTCAGGCGCCAGGGCGACATCGACCGCGGTGCGGGCAACGTGGCAGGCGGTGCAGATGTTGGACGAGCCGATGTCGCGCATCAGGCCGTTCGACAGGGGCTGGGGCTCATTGATCCGCAGCGCGAAGTCGCCGGTGGTGTGGGGGGCGTGACACGCCCAGCAGCCGATCGTGGTGGCGTAGGGCACGTCGGTGGCGCCGTCCAGACGGGCGACGAAGCCGGCACCCGAATGGCAGCCGGAGCAGCCGTTGCGGCCGCCGGCGTAGCCCACGTAGGCGCCGATGCCGTGGTTC carries:
- a CDS encoding PTS sugar transporter subunit IIA, translated to MDIAEVLKHTSPDLFLPDLQATDKQGALAELVEGLVAGTEISNPDTILQMLQSREALGSTAVGPGIAFPHGRTLAVQRLTVLIGRHQAGVDFDSEDGNPTHLFFVLIAPPQDSGHQYIKSLAALIDRVQNAGLREKLMAAENYETFCAAMKED